A portion of the Granulosicoccus antarcticus IMCC3135 genome contains these proteins:
- a CDS encoding IS110 family transposase produces the protein MKITLTGVDIAKSVFHLHAVDRHGQCQWQKKLKRREWVDELCEQVPEGTTVVMEACAASAHHWGRELQRRGYHVQLIAAQFVKPYVKSNKNDRVDAEAICEAAVRPSMRFVAVKSIKQQDAQATHRIRSELVKQRTALANQIRGLVGEYGVIAPVGIAQLRRALPCWLEDAENALSFQFRIELAELHEDLVRLDEDERVDVLDKRIAQQAKENPVAKRLLKLRGVGPLTATALAGALGDGGAFSKGRDFAASLGLTPRQHSTGGKDRLLGISKRGDSYLRKLLVHGARAVIRFAKNRDDSLSRWVNDLTARKHVNVATVALANKTARMAWAIVHGGTEYDPALAAG, from the coding sequence ATGAAGATTACTCTGACCGGCGTTGATATTGCTAAATCCGTTTTTCACCTCCATGCGGTTGACCGGCATGGTCAGTGCCAGTGGCAGAAGAAACTTAAACGCCGTGAATGGGTGGATGAGTTGTGTGAGCAGGTGCCAGAGGGCACAACCGTGGTGATGGAAGCTTGCGCAGCATCGGCTCACCATTGGGGGCGTGAATTACAACGACGTGGCTATCATGTTCAGCTCATCGCGGCTCAGTTCGTCAAACCTTATGTGAAGAGTAATAAAAATGACCGGGTGGACGCGGAAGCTATTTGCGAGGCGGCCGTTCGACCCTCCATGCGATTTGTCGCCGTAAAATCAATCAAACAACAAGATGCTCAGGCGACCCACCGTATCCGCTCCGAATTGGTCAAACAACGAACTGCGTTAGCAAACCAGATTCGTGGTCTGGTCGGCGAATATGGCGTGATTGCACCTGTAGGAATTGCCCAGCTTCGTCGAGCGCTACCGTGTTGGCTCGAAGACGCAGAGAACGCACTGAGTTTCCAGTTCCGAATTGAACTTGCTGAGCTTCATGAGGATCTTGTTCGACTGGACGAGGACGAGCGTGTCGACGTCTTGGATAAACGCATTGCGCAGCAGGCAAAAGAAAATCCTGTTGCCAAACGATTACTCAAGCTTCGAGGTGTTGGGCCACTGACCGCCACAGCCTTGGCTGGTGCGCTTGGCGATGGGGGCGCGTTCAGCAAGGGGCGCGATTTTGCAGCATCGTTGGGATTAACACCGCGCCAACACAGTACGGGAGGCAAGGATCGACTACTGGGAATCAGTAAACGAGGTGATTCGTACCTGAGGAAGCTACTTGTGCACGGCGCACGCGCAGTGATTAGATTTGCTAAGAATCGTGACGATAGCTTGAGTCGCTGGGTCAATGACTTGACAGCGCGTAAACACGTAAACGTTGCAACGGTTGCGCTTGCAAACAAGACGGCACGCATGGCCTGGGCTATCGTCCACGGTGGTACTGAGTATGACCCTGCACTGGCAGCAGGCTAA
- the tnpB gene encoding IS66 family insertion sequence element accessory protein TnpB (TnpB, as the term is used for proteins encoded by IS66 family insertion elements, is considered an accessory protein, since TnpC, encoded by a neighboring gene, is a DDE family transposase.), whose protein sequence is MIRLTHESRILLAIAPADFRSGIDGLSARCRQVLEHDPSSGAIVVFINRAHTMIRALSYDGNGYWLMTKRLSRGTFQHWPRSAGALSCVSARQLTQHYPMWSFATRQQG, encoded by the coding sequence ATGATTCGCCTGACTCACGAGTCCCGTATCCTTCTGGCTATTGCTCCTGCCGATTTTCGCTCTGGCATCGATGGCCTGAGCGCCCGTTGCCGGCAGGTGCTGGAGCACGATCCGAGTAGTGGAGCGATTGTCGTATTCATCAACCGGGCACACACCATGATTCGTGCTTTGAGCTATGACGGTAACGGATATTGGTTAATGACGAAGCGGTTGAGCCGCGGCACTTTTCAACATTGGCCACGTAGCGCTGGGGCATTGTCATGCGTCAGTGCACGCCAGTTGACTCAACATTATCCAATGTGGAGCTTCGCAACACGACAACAAGGCTGA
- the tnpC gene encoding IS66 family transposase: MEPENVRHSFDSMSKGDQCPDCPRGKVYKYEPAVMVRVTGQAPYSAKRHIRDRLRCSACGAVFSADLPAEVLADGEPGQLYGNSARSVMAISKCLAGEPYYRQQSVQSLYGIKLSASTIFDQCEYAANDLQPVWREVLKLAANAQVFYIDDTTNRISDQNGMYKPKRGTDKLQWRTGVYSSAMLAVYDDVDETGMGCKRRLVLYQTSIGHAGEWADEVLGPRDSSLPPPTVISDALSSNRVSVVEVLDAKCNVHSRRNFVEVRSHFPSGMDAILELYRQIWVNDAHCRNEQHSDEQRQQYHHTHSLPVMQTLQGWFEYALSEKTQDAVLPPLDSTVPESLHHIEPNSSLGAAMSYLLNHYDKLTQYCHYPGIPIDNNEIERLIKLVVRNRKNAGYFRTQAGAWVGDMLTSMIAICQENGVNAFEYLTAIQCNRVAVRANPGAWLPWNYTQSV, from the coding sequence GTGGAACCAGAAAATGTACGTCACTCATTCGACTCGATGAGCAAGGGCGATCAATGCCCGGACTGCCCACGAGGCAAGGTCTATAAGTATGAGCCAGCGGTGATGGTACGTGTCACCGGCCAGGCCCCCTACAGCGCCAAACGTCACATCCGTGACAGGTTGAGATGTAGTGCCTGTGGAGCGGTATTCAGCGCCGATCTGCCTGCTGAGGTGTTGGCTGATGGAGAGCCGGGGCAGCTCTACGGCAACTCGGCCCGCTCGGTCATGGCCATTAGCAAGTGCCTGGCTGGAGAGCCCTACTATCGTCAACAAAGCGTGCAGAGTCTCTATGGCATCAAGCTCAGCGCCTCCACCATCTTTGATCAATGTGAATATGCGGCCAACGATCTACAGCCGGTATGGCGCGAGGTGTTGAAACTGGCTGCCAACGCGCAAGTGTTCTACATCGACGACACCACCAACCGCATCAGCGATCAGAATGGAATGTACAAGCCCAAGCGTGGCACAGACAAACTACAGTGGCGTACCGGGGTATATAGCTCGGCGATGCTGGCCGTGTATGATGATGTTGATGAGACAGGGATGGGCTGTAAACGACGCTTGGTGTTGTATCAAACCAGTATCGGTCATGCCGGCGAATGGGCCGATGAGGTGCTTGGCCCACGCGATAGCTCATTGCCGCCACCGACCGTTATTAGCGATGCACTGAGCAGCAACCGGGTCAGCGTTGTGGAGGTGCTGGACGCCAAATGCAATGTTCACTCAAGAAGGAATTTTGTAGAGGTCCGCTCGCACTTCCCCAGTGGCATGGACGCCATACTGGAGCTGTATCGCCAGATATGGGTCAATGACGCGCATTGTCGCAACGAACAGCACAGTGACGAGCAGCGTCAGCAATACCATCACACCCATTCTCTGCCGGTGATGCAAACACTGCAGGGCTGGTTTGAGTATGCCTTGAGTGAAAAGACCCAAGACGCCGTCTTGCCACCACTGGATAGCACCGTGCCTGAGAGTCTGCACCATATAGAACCCAACAGCAGTCTGGGAGCGGCAATGAGCTACTTGCTCAATCACTACGATAAATTGACCCAGTACTGCCATTATCCTGGAATTCCGATCGACAATAATGAGATCGAGCGCCTGATCAAATTGGTGGTGCGTAACCGGAAGAATGCCGGGTACTTCAGAACACAGGCCGGTGCCTGGGTGGGCGACATGCTGACGTCGATGATCGCCATCTGCCAGGAAAATGGAGTCAATGCCTTCGAATACCTCACCGCTATTCAATGCAACCGAGTAGCGGTAAGAGCGAATCCGGGGGCCTGGTTGCCGTGGAACTACACCCAAAGCGTTTGA
- a CDS encoding transposase family protein, with amino-acid sequence MAAPAARFRQTLSAPGLIQKLRDTFSQVQDKRRAKSVRHSMPDALMAAFAMFNLKYPSMLRFDTEAHADPRLIHNLKSLFGLDEVPGDTQMREILDRVKPEALRPCFEALHHELQRGKVLEDFIVLGKYYLLAIDGTGQFASNKVSCPHCCVKNRSNGTKEFYHQVLAAVMVHPELKTVLPLAVEPITKRDGDNKNDCERNASKRLLAYLDSAFPHRKFLVVEDALASNGPHVELLGKLGMDFILGVKPDGNQKLFEQVLRRQCDKTLGEWNSEVAANGSCHGYRFTNRLSLNDSHPDLMVNYVEYWEVDKRDKEGNDGK; translated from the coding sequence ATGGCTGCTCCCGCCGCACGATTTCGACAGACGCTCTCCGCTCCGGGTTTGATCCAGAAGCTGCGCGACACCTTCTCGCAGGTACAGGACAAACGCCGCGCAAAGAGTGTGCGTCATTCAATGCCTGACGCTCTGATGGCAGCTTTCGCCATGTTCAATCTGAAGTATCCTTCGATGCTGCGTTTTGATACCGAAGCCCATGCTGATCCGCGGCTGATACATAATCTGAAGAGCCTGTTCGGACTCGACGAGGTACCCGGCGATACACAGATGCGCGAAATTCTCGACCGGGTGAAACCCGAGGCTCTGCGTCCGTGTTTCGAAGCCCTACATCACGAGCTTCAGCGTGGCAAGGTGCTTGAGGATTTCATTGTGTTGGGTAAATATTATTTACTGGCTATTGACGGTACCGGACAATTTGCCTCTAACAAGGTCTCCTGCCCACACTGTTGCGTGAAGAACCGCTCGAACGGCACCAAGGAGTTCTACCATCAGGTTCTGGCTGCGGTGATGGTGCATCCCGAACTGAAGACAGTGCTGCCACTGGCAGTCGAGCCAATCACCAAACGCGACGGAGATAACAAGAACGACTGTGAGCGTAATGCTTCGAAAAGACTGTTGGCGTACCTGGACAGCGCATTCCCACACAGAAAGTTTCTCGTCGTCGAGGATGCTCTGGCATCAAACGGGCCACATGTCGAGCTGTTAGGAAAGCTCGGAATGGACTTCATACTCGGTGTAAAACCAGATGGCAACCAGAAACTGTTTGAGCAAGTGCTACGACGACAGTGCGATAAGACACTGGGGGAGTGGAACAGCGAAGTTGCTGCTAACGGCAGCTGTCACGGTTATCGATTTACTAACCGGCTGTCTTTAAATGACTCTCACCCCGATCTGATGGTCAATTACGTCGAGTATTGGGAGGTGGACAAGAGGGATAAGGAGGGCAACGATGGCAAGTAG
- a CDS encoding thrombospondin type 3 repeat-containing protein, which produces MFGDPTHASFAKAHVVRIFLVKVVYLRSMLLVVLVSCICVPVLHAQEQDPCLGASFCDDFEGYDNGTDVTTSSADWSKDSFAMETLVLDQKTGGKALVKSGLGANVYFKRDRLVAFDLAKISKIELSFDMELLPPFYDFMGYVITFSDRYFLEGEEAQTSDLDLLVSVSKIGSFIEVDSRMEGRTYETREPVRVKASGFVHYKFSIDLNTGRTSLEVGGVLVHEYVNASLPTSGTYYHQPSFSLGGGEAGGPVALDNVRMRITNETPQYDLLSRFSDAAPTLAVYRLDVGEDIDFRTEPQIPSGEPWTLRFLNTNVASDYAISGVGPQELSVVQANYPIAGGIFTVGIEIGNEFWLHRGHFSATCPTGSNSQATNDDCDLDGLTNEMESPGRGVDGNSDGIYDFEPAAEGASLTIPTVFLEYNFQQDIKLLELEDRLSALEERGLRDNTVVFPRDFPRDMLLAVKLAYLKNGIQLIVDWDAADEIPAEIIESGMSGYDAAVDTDAGQVFANLFFGFANNSDIDNGNGNCLGTFGSAVERARADCEAFLGAKGEVYKLALFAENIDDNGRTGAALIGGPFLAFNLITGPRSISRLRRSQLSARQLVSSDAGTLMHELGHTLGLLHGGSNSIHCKPNYPSVMNYLYQTAYLSGDRPLRYSNGLAPVFDESNVIESMGFSFGGFPVIPLKYSEIAGTFLMGERNYSPDFGVDWDGDGISRDGYPMDYNYWIGALCAPSNILRKDTLKDHDDWSFIKNRLAQDVDSSNKYVLERGLEHNELLSTIAGSDVDGDGVIYELDNCAIDSNPEQLDSDGDGFGDACDSCAAFSDSAQADLDLDGLNDVCDPAPLAPSLIVPSNSWVQISLPADVYGSTVAEVFGSVLDTSTYNNTWVLFDYLTEAEKYTIVPLGSVLSEGKGYWFTQLTGSDVELQLPPSLSVPEVIESAACGDQNDCVLTDNLFTSKPTSGTQWAMIGNPFIDFIKVDNIDFVYELEGQWQERSLVDGGTDGLTSEVVFSYDESISDYRQYGTGESLPPWVGGWVGFKPTVNPSVTNVGARF; this is translated from the coding sequence ATGTTTGGAGATCCTACACACGCTAGTTTTGCAAAAGCTCATGTGGTGCGAATATTTCTAGTAAAAGTTGTCTATCTCCGAAGTATGCTACTGGTTGTTCTTGTCAGTTGTATTTGCGTTCCGGTTTTACATGCCCAAGAACAGGACCCTTGTCTTGGCGCGAGTTTTTGTGATGATTTTGAAGGCTACGACAATGGAACTGATGTAACTACTAGCAGTGCTGACTGGAGTAAGGATTCATTTGCCATGGAGACTCTAGTGCTCGATCAGAAAACTGGTGGTAAAGCGCTCGTTAAAAGTGGTTTGGGAGCGAATGTTTATTTCAAGCGCGACAGGCTAGTGGCCTTTGATCTTGCAAAAATATCGAAGATTGAGTTGTCATTTGACATGGAATTACTGCCGCCCTTCTATGATTTTATGGGCTATGTTATAACTTTTAGTGACCGATACTTTCTGGAAGGAGAAGAGGCACAGACCAGCGACTTAGATCTCTTAGTAAGTGTTAGTAAAATTGGTTCATTTATCGAGGTTGACTCACGAATGGAGGGTCGCACATATGAAACAAGGGAGCCTGTGAGAGTGAAAGCCAGTGGATTTGTTCACTATAAATTTAGTATTGATCTAAATACCGGTAGAACCTCACTGGAAGTTGGGGGGGTACTGGTTCATGAATACGTAAATGCATCTCTGCCAACATCTGGTACTTACTATCATCAACCAAGCTTTAGTTTAGGAGGCGGCGAAGCTGGTGGTCCAGTCGCGTTGGACAATGTGAGGATGCGAATTACTAACGAGACTCCACAATATGATCTTCTGTCTCGGTTTTCGGACGCCGCCCCTACATTGGCTGTATACAGACTAGATGTTGGAGAAGATATAGATTTTAGAACTGAGCCGCAGATTCCCTCGGGAGAACCTTGGACTTTGCGATTTCTTAATACAAATGTGGCGAGCGACTACGCGATTTCAGGGGTCGGGCCTCAGGAGCTCTCTGTTGTTCAGGCTAACTACCCAATTGCAGGAGGGATATTCACGGTGGGAATTGAAATCGGTAATGAATTTTGGCTTCACCGAGGGCACTTCAGTGCAACCTGTCCAACGGGCTCGAACTCACAAGCAACTAATGACGATTGTGATTTAGATGGGCTAACTAATGAAATGGAGTCGCCGGGTCGAGGTGTAGATGGGAATAGTGACGGTATTTACGACTTTGAGCCCGCAGCAGAAGGCGCCAGCCTTACGATACCAACCGTATTCCTTGAGTATAATTTCCAGCAAGATATCAAACTTCTCGAGTTAGAAGATCGCCTGAGCGCTCTTGAGGAAAGAGGCCTTAGGGATAACACAGTTGTTTTTCCACGGGATTTTCCAAGGGATATGTTGCTGGCAGTCAAACTGGCATATTTAAAGAATGGCATACAACTTATTGTAGATTGGGATGCAGCAGATGAGATTCCAGCGGAGATCATCGAATCAGGTATGTCCGGTTATGACGCCGCGGTAGACACCGATGCTGGCCAGGTATTTGCAAATCTTTTCTTTGGTTTCGCGAATAACTCGGATATAGATAACGGTAATGGCAACTGTTTAGGTACTTTCGGTTCTGCTGTTGAACGTGCTAGAGCTGACTGCGAAGCTTTTCTGGGAGCCAAGGGCGAAGTATACAAACTGGCACTATTTGCCGAGAATATAGATGATAACGGGCGTACTGGAGCAGCTTTAATTGGAGGGCCCTTCCTCGCTTTCAACCTGATAACAGGACCACGGTCGATAAGTAGACTGCGACGATCGCAGCTAAGTGCACGGCAACTGGTATCGTCAGATGCAGGTACGTTGATGCATGAGTTAGGACATACATTAGGTTTGCTGCACGGAGGCAGCAATAGTATTCATTGCAAGCCGAATTACCCGAGTGTGATGAACTACCTGTACCAAACAGCCTACTTATCAGGTGATCGACCGCTTCGATATTCTAACGGTTTAGCCCCTGTATTCGATGAATCAAATGTTATTGAGTCAATGGGTTTTAGCTTCGGTGGCTTTCCTGTGATTCCCTTGAAATATTCTGAAATTGCGGGTACTTTCCTCATGGGAGAAAGAAATTATTCTCCAGATTTTGGTGTTGATTGGGATGGTGACGGAATTTCACGTGATGGGTATCCAATGGATTACAATTATTGGATAGGTGCTTTATGCGCTCCATCAAACATTTTGCGTAAAGATACTCTTAAGGATCATGACGATTGGAGTTTCATAAAAAACAGATTGGCACAAGATGTCGACAGCAGCAACAAATATGTTCTCGAAAGAGGGTTAGAGCACAACGAGTTACTTTCGACCATAGCGGGTTCTGATGTTGATGGCGATGGTGTCATATACGAGCTGGACAATTGTGCCATTGATTCAAACCCTGAGCAGCTGGATAGTGATGGTGATGGATTCGGTGACGCTTGCGACAGTTGTGCAGCTTTTTCTGACTCTGCACAAGCTGATCTAGATCTGGATGGTTTGAATGATGTTTGCGATCCGGCACCGTTGGCACCCTCCCTAATTGTTCCATCTAATAGTTGGGTTCAGATTTCGCTGCCAGCTGATGTGTATGGCTCGACAGTTGCTGAAGTATTTGGCTCTGTTTTGGATACCTCAACATACAACAACACATGGGTATTGTTCGATTACCTTACTGAAGCTGAAAAATATACTATTGTACCTCTCGGTAGTGTTCTTTCTGAAGGTAAGGGCTACTGGTTTACTCAATTGACAGGCTCAGATGTCGAGCTGCAACTGCCACCTTCCTTGAGCGTTCCAGAAGTCATTGAAAGTGCAGCTTGCGGCGACCAGAATGATTGTGTTTTAACAGACAATTTGTTCACTTCCAAACCAACAAGTGGAACACAGTGGGCCATGATCGGAAATCCTTTCATTGATTTTATCAAAGTGGATAACATCGATTTCGTGTATGAATTGGAAGGGCAGTGGCAAGAGCGATCGTTGGTGGATGGTGGCACAGACGGACTAACGTCAGAGGTCGTTTTTTCTTATGATGAATCAATTAGTGATTATCGTCAGTATGGTACGGGCGAGTCTTTGCCACCTTGGGTCGGTGGTTGGGTGGGATTTAAGCCAACAGTTAATCCATCTGTTACAAATGTTGGTGCAAGGTTCTAA
- a CDS encoding group II intron maturase-specific domain-containing protein — MTRNGKVGVQFMPTMKSRKSLTQKLKGIFRRFQPQPISRIIGIINPILRGWVNYFRVGMSSRCFGVPGRGSVNPSPLGDGSSG, encoded by the coding sequence ATGACGCGCAATGGCAAGGTTGGTGTGCAGTTCATGCCAACAATGAAGTCTAGGAAGTCGCTGACACAGAAGCTGAAAGGAATTTTCAGGCGTTTCCAGCCTCAGCCAATCAGTCGGATTATCGGTATCATCAACCCGATACTGCGTGGCTGGGTCAACTATTTTCGTGTGGGTATGTCGAGCCGGTGTTTTGGAGTTCCCGGTAGGGGATCCGTAAACCCCTCGCCTTTAGGCGACGGATCATCAGGTTAG
- a CDS encoding transposase — MVSRIHEGIVTSNRDTRTQHDKMISLLQSIDMASSFYFVADAFYANQKIIKGLVNEGNHLVTRIKNNAVGYKIPKPCQRRKRGRPAKYGERMPLASIRHKPGPFHKGTQSRLWRP, encoded by the coding sequence TTGGTCAGTCGCATTCATGAAGGTATCGTGACCTCCAACCGAGACACCCGAACCCAGCATGACAAGATGATCAGCCTGCTGCAGAGCATCGACATGGCCTCATCGTTCTACTTTGTCGCCGATGCCTTTTACGCCAACCAGAAGATCATCAAAGGTCTGGTTAACGAGGGCAATCATCTGGTGACTCGGATCAAGAACAACGCGGTCGGTTACAAAATACCCAAACCCTGCCAGCGTCGAAAACGTGGCCGTCCAGCCAAGTACGGCGAGCGGATGCCATTGGCCTCGATACGTCACAAACCGGGTCCATTCCACAAGGGCACCCAGTCCCGTTTATGGCGACCATGA
- the tnpC gene encoding IS66 family transposase translates to MISSQQARIAVLEEQLRLSRVQRFGPSSETNPLQPDLFIDPDSIDEMTDAPEEDPAPIKPKKRSNRKKGLNPAIPREQHRTYLSDEQREGAVSTFFESVKEELDITPARVRVIEYLQEKAVYLDDHGKRQIVAAERVPHPLGKCITSIGLLAYIIIAKFADGLPLYRLEGILRRHGGGIGRSTMAAWLIRLAVQLQPVINLLHETQLSAFYLQCDETRLQVLREPGMKPQGHKWMWLLRGGPPDKPVVLFRYDKSRNGEVAKSLLDGFEGRYLQCDGYSAYPYAVRGTQVKLLGCFDHARRKFKEAEKALSDKAKKSGKVPKCTEALSMINTLYRLERQMKEQALNDEQRKVFRQLHAVPQLDALHEWLQDNVSTVPRKSLTGKAIRYTLNQWDKLIVYCEHGQLHISNVLAENAIRPYVIGRKAFLFCNTPGGANACATFYTLVESAKANSLDPYGYVLHLCRHIATAQTVEDIEALLPWNVKAQLP, encoded by the coding sequence GTGATCAGTTCGCAGCAGGCACGTATCGCTGTTCTGGAAGAGCAGCTACGGCTCAGCCGGGTGCAGCGTTTTGGTCCCAGCAGCGAAACTAATCCGTTGCAACCTGATTTATTCATCGATCCCGATTCGATTGACGAGATGACGGATGCTCCGGAAGAAGACCCGGCCCCGATCAAACCCAAGAAACGGTCCAATCGCAAAAAGGGGCTCAACCCGGCCATCCCTCGCGAGCAACATCGCACCTACCTGAGCGATGAGCAACGCGAGGGGGCCGTGTCGACCTTCTTCGAGTCGGTCAAGGAAGAGCTGGACATCACGCCTGCCAGGGTGCGCGTGATCGAATACCTGCAAGAGAAGGCGGTCTACCTGGACGATCACGGTAAGCGCCAAATCGTTGCCGCAGAACGTGTACCCCACCCGCTGGGCAAGTGCATCACCAGTATCGGCTTGCTGGCCTATATCATCATTGCCAAGTTCGCTGATGGCCTGCCGCTGTATCGTCTGGAAGGCATTCTCAGGCGCCATGGGGGCGGCATCGGTCGCTCCACTATGGCCGCCTGGCTTATCAGATTGGCCGTGCAGCTCCAGCCCGTGATCAACCTGTTGCACGAGACACAGCTCAGCGCTTTCTATCTGCAATGCGATGAGACGCGATTACAGGTGCTCAGAGAGCCTGGTATGAAGCCGCAGGGCCACAAATGGATGTGGTTGCTGCGAGGCGGACCACCGGACAAACCGGTGGTGCTTTTTCGCTACGACAAATCCCGAAACGGTGAGGTCGCCAAGTCGTTGCTCGATGGCTTCGAAGGTCGCTATTTGCAGTGCGATGGCTACTCTGCCTATCCGTATGCTGTGCGCGGTACCCAGGTAAAGCTACTGGGCTGCTTTGACCATGCGCGGCGCAAGTTCAAAGAGGCAGAGAAAGCGCTGAGCGACAAGGCGAAAAAATCCGGCAAGGTGCCCAAGTGTACTGAGGCGCTCAGCATGATCAATACGCTGTACAGGCTCGAGCGCCAGATGAAGGAACAGGCGCTCAACGACGAACAGCGTAAAGTCTTTCGACAGCTGCATGCCGTGCCACAACTGGACGCCTTGCATGAGTGGTTGCAGGACAATGTCTCGACGGTGCCCCGCAAATCGCTGACCGGCAAGGCTATCCGCTACACGCTCAACCAGTGGGACAAGCTGATCGTCTACTGCGAGCATGGGCAACTGCACATCAGCAATGTGCTGGCAGAGAATGCCATACGACCCTACGTGATTGGGCGCAAGGCCTTCCTGTTCTGTAACACACCTGGAGGGGCAAATGCATGTGCCACCTTTTATACCCTGGTGGAGAGTGCCAAGGCCAACAGCTTGGACCCTTACGGCTACGTGCTGCATTTGTGCAGACACATTGCCACAGCGCAGACGGTCGAAGACATCGAAGCCTTGCTGCCCTGGAACGTCAAAGCGCAACTGCCGTAG
- the tnpB gene encoding IS66 family insertion sequence element accessory protein TnpB (TnpB, as the term is used for proteins encoded by IS66 family insertion elements, is considered an accessory protein, since TnpC, encoded by a neighboring gene, is a DDE family transposase.), giving the protein MKRYSLRPDVQLECVYVYRDPVDFRLGYRGLSVLVEHELGINPFSGSLFVFRNRQCDKIKCLFWEDNGFVLYYKALESEKFHWPSDEDTLITLTGEQLNWLLSGYNLTLMKPHSVLQYESVA; this is encoded by the coding sequence ATGAAGCGTTACAGCTTACGGCCCGATGTGCAGCTTGAATGCGTCTATGTCTATCGTGATCCCGTAGATTTCAGACTCGGGTACCGTGGCTTAAGTGTGCTGGTCGAACACGAGCTGGGGATCAACCCTTTCAGTGGCAGTTTATTTGTATTCCGCAACCGCCAGTGTGACAAGATCAAATGCCTGTTCTGGGAGGACAACGGCTTTGTGCTCTATTACAAGGCATTGGAGAGTGAGAAGTTTCACTGGCCGAGTGATGAGGACACCTTGATCACGCTCACCGGTGAGCAGCTTAACTGGTTGCTCAGTGGGTATAACCTGACACTGATGAAGCCACACAGCGTCCTGCAATACGAGTCAGTGGCATGA
- the tnpA gene encoding IS66 family insertion sequence element accessory protein TnpA, with product MREHQLTYHQLIYWLSQFDSQPAACADPEPRSIPSNRTSRLLPVVLRDYQETPTGLQITLPSGVVITGITEQHVPVALQLLKQL from the coding sequence TTGCGCGAACATCAACTGACCTACCATCAGTTGATCTACTGGCTTTCCCAGTTTGATTCACAGCCCGCAGCCTGTGCTGACCCGGAGCCACGCTCGATACCCAGCAACAGAACCTCACGATTGTTGCCGGTTGTGCTCCGTGATTACCAGGAGACGCCGACCGGCCTTCAAATCACATTGCCCAGCGGGGTCGTCATTACCGGCATCACCGAACAGCATGTGCCCGTGGCACTTCAGTTGCTCAAGCAGCTATGA
- a CDS encoding DUF6788 family protein yields MQRIKQIDKRIERIKRDLEQIDEMRPGSISVQYRCAETKSYPYHQLNWVIGAKKQSEYVSRKNLKTLTRQTENYKTFKALCAEWVELGIERSKLSIKLERERQKSAS; encoded by the coding sequence ATGCAAAGAATCAAACAGATTGACAAGCGAATTGAAAGAATCAAACGGGATCTGGAGCAGATCGATGAAATGCGCCCTGGTTCAATCTCAGTGCAGTATCGGTGCGCTGAGACCAAGAGCTACCCCTATCATCAGTTGAATTGGGTGATCGGTGCAAAAAAGCAATCCGAGTACGTGAGCAGAAAAAACCTGAAAACGTTAACGAGGCAAACCGAGAACTACAAAACCTTCAAAGCACTGTGTGCCGAATGGGTAGAGCTGGGCATCGAGCGATCAAAGCTGTCCATAAAGCTTGAACGGGAACGGCAGAAGAGCGCGTCATGA